In one Methanothermobacter sp. genomic region, the following are encoded:
- a CDS encoding ORC1-type DNA replication protein, whose translation MKDIRDILLHDETIFRYMNAFDPDYVPENYRYRESQMEALAVCIRPALRNGRPVNAVILGSCATGKTTAIKKIFEMVESTSENVVCCYINCQLHTTRFGIFSQIYSKIFGHQPPETGVPFSRIYQAIMQHLASENRALVVALDDINHLFYSKNANKVLYDILRAHEVFEGVRTGVFAVLSDIEFRYALDKNVNSIFIPQEIIFPPYTREEIFNILRDRVRVGFYPGVISDELIERITDHTVDTGDLRYGIDLLRVCGNLAEADASPVITEEHLERAVRSTGPVNLMHTVRTLNSQEREFLISIIEAEDDDITAGRLYELFYERTGASYSSFNRTIEKLEFLRLIDTRLTGKGVRGNSRIVIPRFSRDELKRCLD comes from the coding sequence ATGAAGGATATAAGGGATATACTGCTTCATGATGAAACCATCTTCAGGTATATGAATGCCTTTGACCCGGACTATGTCCCTGAGAACTACAGGTACAGGGAATCCCAGATGGAGGCCCTTGCAGTCTGCATAAGGCCTGCCCTGAGGAATGGAAGACCCGTGAATGCCGTTATACTGGGGTCCTGTGCAACAGGTAAGACCACCGCCATCAAAAAGATCTTTGAGATGGTTGAGTCAACATCCGAAAACGTTGTCTGCTGCTATATAAACTGTCAGCTTCACACCACAAGATTCGGTATCTTCTCCCAGATTTACAGCAAAATATTCGGACATCAGCCCCCTGAAACAGGTGTACCTTTCTCCAGGATCTACCAGGCGATAATGCAGCACCTGGCCAGTGAAAACAGGGCGCTGGTGGTGGCCCTGGATGATATAAACCACCTCTTTTACAGTAAAAACGCCAACAAGGTCCTGTACGATATACTGAGGGCCCATGAGGTGTTTGAGGGCGTTAGAACCGGTGTATTCGCGGTTTTATCTGACATTGAATTCAGGTACGCCCTTGATAAAAACGTCAACTCCATATTCATACCCCAGGAGATCATATTCCCACCCTACACCCGTGAGGAGATATTCAATATCCTTAGAGATCGTGTGAGGGTGGGCTTCTATCCAGGTGTGATCTCCGATGAACTCATAGAGAGAATAACCGATCACACCGTGGATACCGGGGACCTGCGCTACGGCATAGACCTCCTGAGGGTATGCGGAAACCTTGCAGAGGCCGATGCCTCACCTGTAATAACCGAGGAACACCTTGAAAGGGCTGTGAGGAGCACCGGGCCGGTTAACCTCATGCACACCGTGAGGACACTCAACAGTCAGGAAAGAGAGTTTCTCATCAGTATAATTGAGGCAGAGGATGACGACATAACCGCTGGCAGGCTCTATGAGCTCTTCTATGAGAGGACAGGGGCTAGTTACTCGTCATTCAACAGGACAATTGAGAAGCTTGAATTTCTGAGACTCATTGACACGAGACTGACAGGTAAGGGTGTTCGTGGTAATTCGAGGATTGTGATCCCCAGATTCAGCAGGGACGAACTTAAGAGGTGCCTGGACTGA
- a CDS encoding 6-hydroxymethylpterin diphosphokinase MptE-like protein: MEMEVWLEWYGRILDDFGFSRRADEESAFYLESFLREHGCPGPEILRVPSLDFIVFGAGPSLRKHVKRFKEVRGNVTIVAADGATTALLEEGLVPHIIVTDLDGRMEDIIEANRRGASLVVHAHGNNLEALRKYLPCLKNFIGTTQSVPYGCIYNFGGFTDGDRAVFLAEALGAETVILAGMDFGEVVTRYSRPEMGSETGRADPVKRLKLEYAERLIEWIERNGRIQIEKW, translated from the coding sequence ATGGAAATGGAAGTCTGGCTCGAATGGTATGGGCGAATACTTGATGACTTTGGATTCAGCAGGAGGGCCGATGAGGAGTCTGCATTCTACCTGGAATCCTTCCTGAGGGAGCATGGCTGCCCGGGACCCGAAATCCTGAGGGTTCCCTCACTGGACTTCATCGTATTCGGTGCTGGTCCATCACTCAGGAAACACGTTAAAAGATTCAAAGAGGTCAGAGGGAATGTCACCATAGTGGCAGCAGATGGTGCGACAACAGCGCTTCTTGAGGAGGGTTTAGTCCCCCATATAATCGTGACGGACCTTGACGGTAGAATGGAGGATATAATTGAGGCCAACAGGAGGGGGGCCTCCCTGGTGGTTCATGCCCATGGCAACAACCTTGAGGCGCTCAGGAAGTATCTGCCATGCCTCAAGAACTTTATAGGGACAACCCAGAGTGTCCCCTATGGATGCATATACAATTTTGGGGGCTTCACGGATGGTGACCGGGCCGTTTTCCTTGCAGAGGCCCTCGGTGCAGAAACCGTGATACTTGCCGGCATGGACTTCGGTGAAGTTGTAACCAGGTACTCAAGGCCTGAGATGGGTTCCGAAACAGGAAGGGCGGATCCAGTTAAGAGGCTCAAACTCGAATATGCTGAGAGACTGATAGAGTGGATTGAAAGGAATGGAAGAATCCAGATAGAGAAATGGTAA
- a CDS encoding alanine--glyoxylate aminotransferase family protein, producing the protein MDETLLMIPGPTRVAQRVLKAMSENIVNHRSALFGKILTETTEMMSDVFRTNNKSYLLTGSGTAAMEAAVANIIEPGDKILNVVGGKFGQRFAQIVEAFGGESIRIDVEWGSAVNPDEIGYMLEENDDIKAVTVVHNETSTGVANPIKEIGKIMADYDALYIVDTVSSLGGDEVEVDGYGIDICVTGSQKCLAAPPGLAAITLSDDAWKVVESVDNPRTYYLNLKRYRKSGDAEPPETPYTPAVSLIYAMHEALQVIMEEGLSNRIKRHKLAAEATRNAVKALNLELFPDESVSSTTVTAVNLPEGVTDGELRGTMRNKYHVELAGGQDHLKGKIFRIGHMGNITHRELITTFSALEMTLRELGFEVEMGEAVAAVADTYLPEDV; encoded by the coding sequence ATGGATGAAACACTGCTTATGATCCCCGGGCCAACACGGGTGGCCCAGAGAGTCCTTAAGGCAATGTCAGAGAACATTGTTAACCACAGGAGCGCACTGTTTGGTAAAATACTCACTGAAACAACTGAGATGATGTCAGATGTCTTCAGGACAAACAATAAATCTTACCTCCTAACAGGGTCGGGGACAGCTGCCATGGAGGCGGCGGTTGCAAACATCATCGAACCAGGTGACAAAATCCTGAACGTTGTTGGAGGCAAATTCGGCCAGCGGTTTGCACAGATAGTTGAGGCCTTCGGTGGAGAATCAATAAGGATAGACGTCGAGTGGGGCAGCGCCGTCAACCCCGATGAGATAGGATATATGCTTGAGGAGAATGACGATATAAAGGCGGTCACCGTTGTCCACAATGAGACATCAACCGGTGTTGCAAACCCAATAAAGGAGATAGGTAAGATAATGGCGGATTACGACGCCCTCTACATAGTTGACACGGTCTCATCCCTCGGTGGGGACGAGGTTGAAGTTGACGGCTACGGCATAGACATCTGCGTGACCGGCTCCCAGAAGTGCCTTGCAGCCCCACCCGGCCTGGCAGCCATAACACTCAGCGACGACGCCTGGAAGGTTGTTGAATCAGTGGATAACCCCAGGACATACTACCTGAACCTCAAGAGGTACAGGAAGAGCGGGGATGCCGAGCCACCTGAAACCCCCTACACACCAGCAGTCTCACTTATATACGCAATGCACGAGGCACTTCAGGTGATAATGGAGGAGGGACTCAGCAACAGGATAAAGAGGCATAAACTGGCAGCTGAGGCAACCAGGAATGCTGTAAAGGCCCTCAACCTTGAACTCTTCCCTGATGAATCGGTATCATCCACCACGGTGACGGCCGTTAATCTACCTGAGGGCGTCACAGATGGAGAACTCAGGGGAACAATGAGGAACAAGTACCACGTTGAACTCGCAGGGGGCCAGGACCACCTGAAGGGCAAGATATTCAGGATAGGCCACATGGGTAACATAACCCACAGGGAACTTATAACAACATTCTCAGCCCTGGAGATGACCCTGAGGGAACTGGGCTTTGAAGTTGAAATGGGAGAGGCAGTGGCCGCGGTTGCCGACACCTACCTCCCTGAGGATGTCTGA
- a CDS encoding thiamine pyrophosphate-binding protein, with protein sequence MKVCAEVLTEMLEEAGFTHIFGHPGEQILPLYEALRKSGIQHVLMRHEQGAVHAADGYARASGRPGICVATGGPGALNLVMGVAAANTDSVPLIALTGDLPRGEGGGRFQETDIEGVFSPVVKSSRTAFNGDDATLALIDALDAFDRGVTGVMHINLPKDVLEEGVKTIEKPPSTPGKTPDPNDAIEVLRSAEKPLVLAGAGIIWAGALEEFRKFITENQLPVVTTYSGRGVLPEDHPLCLGMTGTRGTPTGNYAARECDVLLVLGSRLSDRTSAAIGNPQIIHVNTDPNVLRGDFRLNMNVKDFLMHGIHVKHPVRWLRELHDFRKKNPPLYDLPLGEEKTLKTSSAVRSILDAAPDAVVVSDAGSHTTWVTLHRRVLRERSLLFSGGFGPMGYGLPAAVGAKLARPDDDVLLVAGDGGFQMTMQELGTVAELDLGITMCILNNGQLDVIRQWQEMKYGASYSVKMRNPDFVKLAGAYGIGAERVYEIGDVAGAVERGLDSGEPYLVELMVEEENIPLPDL encoded by the coding sequence ATGAAGGTGTGCGCAGAGGTCCTCACAGAGATGCTTGAGGAGGCAGGTTTCACCCACATATTCGGGCATCCCGGTGAACAGATACTCCCCCTCTACGAGGCCCTCCGAAAATCAGGGATCCAGCATGTTCTCATGAGGCACGAACAGGGGGCTGTACATGCTGCAGACGGCTACGCCCGGGCCTCTGGAAGGCCAGGTATATGCGTGGCCACCGGCGGCCCCGGGGCCCTGAACCTTGTTATGGGAGTAGCCGCTGCAAACACCGATTCTGTGCCCCTCATAGCTCTAACAGGGGACCTTCCCAGGGGTGAAGGTGGGGGCAGGTTCCAGGAGACAGACATAGAGGGTGTCTTCAGTCCAGTTGTAAAGAGCAGTCGAACAGCCTTCAATGGAGATGATGCTACCCTGGCGCTTATTGATGCCCTCGATGCATTTGATAGGGGAGTCACCGGGGTGATGCACATCAACCTCCCCAAGGATGTGCTTGAGGAGGGGGTGAAGACCATTGAAAAACCCCCCAGTACACCAGGTAAAACACCAGACCCCAATGATGCCATTGAGGTTCTGAGATCAGCAGAAAAGCCCCTGGTCCTGGCAGGCGCGGGCATAATCTGGGCAGGAGCCCTTGAGGAGTTCAGGAAGTTTATCACTGAAAACCAGCTCCCGGTTGTGACGACCTACAGTGGGAGGGGTGTTCTCCCAGAGGACCACCCACTCTGCCTTGGAATGACAGGGACAAGGGGGACTCCCACAGGAAACTATGCTGCAAGGGAATGTGACGTTCTCCTCGTGCTCGGCTCAAGACTCTCAGATAGGACCTCAGCGGCGATTGGTAACCCCCAGATTATACATGTTAATACAGACCCCAATGTCCTTAGGGGCGATTTCAGGTTAAATATGAATGTAAAGGACTTTCTGATGCATGGTATTCATGTGAAACATCCTGTAAGATGGTTAAGGGAACTTCATGACTTCAGGAAAAAAAATCCTCCCCTCTATGATTTACCTCTTGGCGAAGAGAAAACCCTTAAGACCTCCTCAGCCGTCCGCAGCATCCTAGATGCTGCCCCAGATGCGGTTGTGGTCAGTGACGCTGGAAGTCACACAACCTGGGTCACCCTCCACAGGAGGGTTCTAAGGGAGCGCAGCCTCCTCTTCTCCGGGGGGTTCGGACCCATGGGGTATGGCCTGCCTGCTGCAGTGGGTGCAAAACTTGCAAGGCCAGATGATGATGTTCTGCTGGTGGCGGGGGACGGGGGTTTCCAGATGACCATGCAGGAACTCGGGACCGTGGCTGAACTGGACCTTGGAATCACCATGTGCATACTGAACAACGGGCAACTTGATGTTATAAGGCAGTGGCAGGAGATGAAATACGGTGCAAGCTACTCTGTTAAGATGAGGAACCCTGATTTTGTTAAACTTGCAGGTGCATATGGTATAGGTGCAGAGAGGGTTTATGAAATTGGTGACGTTGCAGGGGCCGTTGAGAGGGGCCTTGATTCAGGAGAACCCTATCTAGTGGAGTTAATGGTTGAAGAGGAGAACATACCCCTTCCAGATCTGTAG
- the acs gene encoding acetate--CoA ligase: MSGQLDSLLKEERIFNPDDETVRNSNIRIWMDQHGIGDYDELLERARSDPEWFWDEMASELEWFSPYERVLEWEPPHARWFTGGRFNITYNALDRHVAGPEKNRVAYIWEGEDGSVRKLTYYDLYREVNRLANALKEMGVGKGDRVSIYLPMIPELPVAMLACARIGAVHSVVFSGFWAKAFRERAVDAEAKVAITADAFYRRGKVIRLKDTLDMVADDIPSLERVIVVDRLGEDVNMVEGRDLRWEDAVEGMSDECPCEELDPEDPLFILYTSGTTGKPKGVVHTHGGYAAGVSSTYRFVFDVKERDIWWCAADIGWITGHSYIVYAPLIEGSTSVMYEGAPDYPDPGRIWSMIERYGVTIFYTAPTTVRLFMKYGNKWPEKYDLSTLRLLGSVGEPINPEAWMWYYRTIGGGRCPIMDTWWQTETGMHMITPLPLTPLKPGSAGKPFPTVVADVVDDDGESIRGSGGHLVIRTPWPAMFRTLFREPERYVEAYWSTFPGIYLSGDVARIDEDGYFWIQGREDDVLNVAGHRISTAEVESALVSHPDVVEAAVVGKPDILKGEEIAAFVTLRDTVKPVPRLKGVLREHVRREIGPIASPSYIEFVEDLPKTRSGKIMRRVIKALIRGEDAGDLSTLSNPESVRMLEERLQTI; this comes from the coding sequence ATGAGCGGGCAGCTAGATTCTCTTCTTAAGGAGGAACGAATTTTCAATCCAGATGATGAGACAGTTAGAAACAGCAATATAAGGATCTGGATGGATCAACATGGCATAGGGGATTATGATGAGCTCCTTGAGAGAGCCAGGTCGGATCCTGAATGGTTCTGGGATGAAATGGCATCTGAACTTGAATGGTTCAGTCCATACGAGAGGGTCCTTGAATGGGAACCACCCCATGCTAGGTGGTTCACAGGCGGAAGGTTCAATATAACCTACAATGCACTTGACAGGCACGTTGCTGGCCCTGAAAAGAACAGGGTCGCCTATATATGGGAGGGTGAGGATGGTAGCGTCAGGAAGCTCACCTACTATGACCTCTACCGGGAGGTTAACCGTCTTGCCAATGCACTTAAAGAGATGGGTGTCGGGAAAGGGGACCGTGTGAGCATCTACCTTCCCATGATACCTGAACTTCCGGTTGCGATGCTGGCATGCGCAAGGATAGGGGCCGTTCACAGTGTTGTATTCAGTGGGTTCTGGGCCAAGGCGTTCCGTGAGAGAGCTGTGGATGCAGAGGCAAAGGTTGCAATAACTGCAGATGCATTCTACCGGAGGGGTAAGGTAATAAGGCTCAAGGATACCCTCGATATGGTAGCAGATGACATACCATCACTTGAGAGGGTCATAGTTGTTGACAGGCTCGGGGAGGACGTGAACATGGTTGAGGGGCGGGATTTGCGCTGGGAGGATGCAGTTGAGGGAATGAGTGATGAATGCCCCTGTGAGGAGCTCGACCCGGAGGACCCCCTCTTCATACTCTACACCTCGGGCACCACAGGAAAACCCAAGGGAGTGGTGCACACACACGGGGGCTACGCAGCTGGTGTGAGTTCCACCTACCGGTTTGTCTTTGATGTAAAGGAAAGGGACATCTGGTGGTGCGCAGCGGATATAGGGTGGATAACAGGTCACAGCTACATAGTCTACGCCCCCCTCATTGAGGGCTCAACATCGGTTATGTATGAGGGAGCCCCTGATTACCCTGACCCTGGAAGGATATGGAGCATGATTGAAAGGTACGGTGTGACAATCTTCTACACTGCCCCCACAACCGTCAGGCTCTTCATGAAGTACGGGAACAAGTGGCCTGAAAAGTATGACCTCAGCACCCTAAGGCTCCTTGGATCTGTGGGTGAACCCATAAACCCTGAGGCATGGATGTGGTACTACAGGACGATTGGTGGTGGCAGATGTCCAATCATGGATACGTGGTGGCAGACAGAGACCGGGATGCACATGATAACACCCCTTCCTTTAACACCACTCAAGCCTGGATCTGCAGGGAAGCCCTTCCCCACAGTGGTGGCTGATGTGGTTGATGATGACGGTGAGAGCATACGTGGAAGTGGGGGACATCTGGTTATAAGGACACCCTGGCCTGCAATGTTCAGGACACTGTTCAGGGAACCTGAGAGGTATGTGGAGGCATACTGGAGCACCTTCCCTGGGATTTACCTCAGCGGGGATGTTGCAAGGATAGATGAGGATGGCTACTTCTGGATACAGGGAAGGGAAGACGATGTCCTCAACGTCGCAGGTCACAGGATAAGCACAGCCGAGGTTGAATCGGCCCTTGTAAGTCACCCCGACGTAGTCGAGGCCGCGGTGGTCGGAAAACCCGATATACTGAAGGGTGAGGAGATAGCGGCATTCGTGACACTCCGGGACACCGTGAAGCCAGTACCACGCCTCAAGGGCGTTCTGAGGGAGCACGTCAGGAGGGAGATAGGGCCAATAGCAAGTCCGAGTTACATTGAATTCGTCGAGGATCTGCCAAAAACACGTTCAGGTAAGATAATGAGGAGGGTTATAAAGGCCCTTATAAGGGGTGAGGATGCGGGTGACCTGAGCACACTCTCAAACCCCGAGTCTGTGAGGATGCTTGAGGAGAGACTTCAGACAATTTAA
- a CDS encoding deoxyuridine 5'-triphosphate nucleotidohydrolase, which produces MIGEKELIKLFPDFKELVQPAGIDLRVDEVYRQAGPGSLIDDEKNLPPLERLDPPVYTLEPGKSYLVSVDRKIKIPEGYAMLYLPRSTLLRSFVSVHTAVGDPGFRGTLQFLVQNCGEYEYRIKRGERIAQGVVFPVKGSGRYRGSYQED; this is translated from the coding sequence ATGATCGGAGAAAAGGAGTTAATAAAACTTTTTCCGGATTTTAAGGAACTGGTACAGCCGGCTGGGATTGACCTCCGTGTTGATGAGGTTTACCGGCAGGCAGGTCCAGGTTCACTGATTGACGATGAAAAGAATTTGCCGCCCCTTGAAAGGCTGGATCCGCCTGTATACACACTGGAACCAGGGAAATCCTACCTTGTGAGTGTGGATAGAAAAATAAAAATACCTGAGGGCTATGCTATGCTTTACCTTCCAAGGTCAACCCTGCTGCGATCCTTTGTATCGGTCCACACCGCAGTTGGAGACCCTGGATTCCGGGGGACGCTCCAGTTCCTTGTCCAGAACTGTGGTGAATATGAGTACAGGATCAAGAGGGGTGAAAGGATAGCGCAGGGAGTTGTATTCCCCGTCAAGGGTTCTGGGAGGTACAGGGGGAGCTACCAGGAGGATTGA
- the dmpI gene encoding 4-oxalocrotonate tautomerase DmpI, whose product MPVIQISCNKLTREKKRELVKRITEVSSEVMGLPESTITVLIREVPPEDVGVGGILLCDRD is encoded by the coding sequence ATGCCTGTTATTCAGATAAGCTGCAACAAGCTGACAAGGGAAAAGAAGAGGGAACTTGTAAAACGTATAACAGAGGTCTCAAGTGAGGTGATGGGCCTTCCAGAGTCAACAATAACAGTGCTCATAAGGGAGGTCCCACCTGAGGATGTTGGTGTTGGGGGGATACTCCTCTGTGACAGGGATTGA
- a CDS encoding GAF domain-containing protein has product MTARILLVEDEAITAMDLQRKLEFQGYDVTGIVHSGEAAVELAEKHRPDLILMDIILRGPMSGVEAAERIKDLDIPIVFLSAHSEETTMESAREVEPYGYLIKPFDEKELFFTIELAIQRHRSERKIRKLNRSLRMLSECNQAIVRIKDTEELLREICRIMVDVGGYRMAWIGFKEDDEFRSVRPVAEYGFHEGYLDSIQVSWGEGRYSEGPTGRSIKEGKPVVIRDTENDPSFAPWRDEAIERGYMSVMGLPIRVMDDNIGALTVYSSEKDSFDPEEVELLAELAADISFRLESESVLGEMEKRITELERREELFRKIFESTPLAILNFKVGDGIHLAELNRAASILTGLETAGCESIEDVLSGLHEDDLKEIIRAAERGEDSRWERLQYRNGDSVKFLELRTVKTSGDTVTVFLIDRSPAEN; this is encoded by the coding sequence ATGACTGCAAGGATACTGCTGGTTGAGGATGAGGCGATAACTGCAATGGACCTCCAGAGGAAACTGGAATTCCAAGGTTACGATGTGACCGGAATTGTCCACAGCGGGGAGGCTGCAGTTGAACTTGCAGAGAAACACCGGCCAGACCTTATTCTCATGGACATAATCCTCAGGGGCCCCATGAGTGGAGTTGAGGCTGCAGAGAGGATAAAGGATCTTGATATACCCATTGTTTTTCTATCAGCACACTCCGAGGAAACCACGATGGAGAGTGCAAGGGAGGTTGAGCCATACGGTTACCTAATAAAGCCGTTCGATGAGAAGGAACTCTTTTTCACAATAGAACTGGCCATTCAGAGGCACAGAAGCGAAAGGAAGATAAGGAAACTCAACCGTTCCCTAAGGATGCTCAGTGAGTGCAACCAGGCCATAGTCAGGATCAAGGATACTGAAGAACTTTTAAGGGAAATATGCAGGATCATGGTTGATGTGGGTGGCTACAGGATGGCCTGGATAGGGTTTAAGGAGGATGATGAATTCAGATCCGTCCGTCCGGTTGCAGAGTATGGTTTCCATGAGGGATACCTTGATTCCATACAGGTGAGCTGGGGTGAGGGCAGATACAGTGAGGGACCCACAGGAAGATCCATAAAGGAGGGGAAACCCGTAGTTATAAGGGATACCGAAAATGATCCATCCTTCGCCCCATGGAGGGATGAGGCCATTGAGAGGGGGTACATGTCTGTTATGGGACTTCCCATCAGGGTTATGGACGATAACATTGGGGCACTCACCGTTTACTCCTCAGAGAAGGATTCATTCGACCCTGAAGAGGTGGAACTCCTGGCTGAACTTGCAGCTGACATATCCTTCCGCCTTGAATCTGAAAGTGTCCTTGGTGAAATGGAGAAAAGGATAACTGAACTTGAAAGAAGGGAGGAATTATTCAGGAAAATTTTTGAGTCAACCCCTCTGGCCATACTCAACTTCAAGGTTGGAGATGGTATCCATCTTGCTGAACTCAATAGAGCAGCCTCAATCTTAACCGGGCTGGAGACCGCCGGTTGTGAGAGCATTGAGGATGTGCTCAGCGGTCTCCATGAGGATGATTTAAAAGAGATAATAAGGGCAGCTGAGAGGGGTGAGGATTCCAGGTGGGAACGTCTTCAGTACCGTAACGGAGATTCTGTGAAGTTTCTGGAATTGAGAACTGTTAAAACCTCAGGGGACACTGTAACGGTATTTTTAATTGATCGTTCTCCAGCTGAAAATTAA
- the ftsY gene encoding signal recognition particle-docking protein FtsY, which yields MFESLKKKFTETVGKITEKVSSGAEAPSEDEKTSPEGGGPEPVAAAETDNTESETPIPELEDEETEERSDGEGSGFLSFFREKKISEKDVEDVLWELEMALLESDVALEVAERIVEELRKELVGKKVKRSTEISNYTREALKKAVMDVLSVDGVKIRELAEKRKPLVIMFVGINGTGKTTTIAKVARYFMKMGLEPVMAAADTFRAGAIEQLHEHADKLGVKLISHRKGADPAAVAFDAVSHAKAQGKDVVLIDTAGRMQTNVNLMDEMAKIKRVVKPDLIIFVGDALTGNDAIEQATKFDDAVGIDAVILTKADADARGGAALSIGYMIRKPIIFLGTGQGYDDIMEFQPQWMVDQLFT from the coding sequence GTGTTTGAATCTCTGAAGAAAAAATTCACTGAGACAGTTGGGAAGATCACCGAGAAGGTCTCTTCAGGTGCTGAAGCCCCATCTGAGGATGAGAAGACATCCCCAGAAGGGGGCGGCCCTGAGCCTGTGGCAGCTGCTGAAACCGATAATACAGAATCTGAGACTCCAATTCCAGAATTAGAGGATGAAGAAACTGAAGAAAGGAGTGATGGAGAGGGCTCAGGTTTTCTTTCATTTTTCAGGGAAAAGAAAATATCAGAAAAGGACGTTGAAGACGTACTCTGGGAACTGGAAATGGCCCTCCTTGAAAGTGACGTGGCACTTGAAGTGGCTGAAAGAATCGTTGAGGAACTCAGGAAGGAGCTGGTTGGTAAGAAGGTTAAAAGGAGTACTGAAATCTCAAATTACACAAGGGAAGCCCTTAAAAAGGCCGTCATGGATGTTCTGAGTGTTGATGGCGTTAAAATCAGAGAACTTGCAGAAAAAAGGAAGCCCCTTGTTATAATGTTCGTGGGTATAAACGGTACAGGTAAAACAACAACAATCGCCAAGGTGGCCAGGTACTTCATGAAGATGGGCCTTGAACCTGTTATGGCTGCAGCAGATACATTCCGTGCAGGGGCAATAGAGCAGCTACATGAACACGCAGATAAACTTGGTGTTAAACTTATAAGCCACCGAAAGGGGGCTGACCCTGCTGCGGTGGCCTTCGATGCAGTATCCCATGCGAAGGCTCAGGGTAAGGATGTTGTCCTCATAGACACGGCGGGGCGAATGCAGACAAACGTCAACCTCATGGATGAAATGGCCAAGATAAAGAGGGTTGTGAAGCCTGACCTCATAATATTTGTTGGTGATGCCCTTACAGGTAACGATGCCATTGAACAGGCAACAAAATTTGATGATGCAGTGGGCATAGATGCCGTTATACTCACCAAGGCTGATGCCGACGCCCGTGGCGGAGCAGCCCTATCCATAGGTTACATGATCCGTAAGCCCATAATATTCCTCGGTACAGGGCAGGGCTACGATGACATCATGGAATTCCAGCCCCAATGGATGGTCGATCAGCTGTTTACCTGA